In one Halorubrum sp. CBA1229 genomic region, the following are encoded:
- a CDS encoding MBL fold metallo-hydrolase has translation MATELADGVWRFELRGVSAYLVDDDVPTLVDAGTPWDEAAIREGFADAGVDVADVGRVLLTHYDIDHVGTLAALTPELDATVYTGAFDAAVLRGERSPPLRNHKGALQRLAGLFTTPPDLEVKAVADGERLGSFTAYHTPGHTPGHVAYVSEELGVALLGDLVSESDGALEPSEWLISYDTDRVLDSVRDLAERAPPFDVACVGHGEPLTSGGSEALGALAERI, from the coding sequence ATGGCGACGGAACTCGCGGACGGAGTGTGGCGGTTCGAGCTGCGCGGCGTCAGCGCCTACCTCGTCGACGACGACGTGCCCACGCTCGTCGACGCGGGGACGCCGTGGGACGAGGCGGCGATCCGCGAGGGATTCGCCGACGCCGGCGTCGACGTCGCGGACGTCGGCCGGGTGCTGCTCACCCACTACGATATCGACCACGTCGGGACGCTCGCCGCGCTGACACCCGAGCTCGACGCGACCGTTTATACCGGCGCGTTCGACGCGGCGGTCCTCCGCGGTGAGCGATCGCCGCCGCTGCGCAACCACAAGGGCGCGCTGCAGCGCCTCGCCGGGCTGTTCACGACGCCGCCGGACCTCGAGGTCAAAGCGGTCGCCGACGGCGAGCGGCTCGGATCGTTCACCGCCTACCACACCCCCGGACACACCCCGGGCCACGTCGCGTACGTGAGCGAGGAGCTTGGCGTCGCGCTGCTGGGCGACCTCGTCTCGGAGTCCGACGGCGCGCTCGAACCCTCCGAGTGGCTCATCAGCTACGACACGGACCGGGTACTCGACAGCGTCCGAGACCTCGCCGAGCGCGCTCCGCCGTTCGACGTCGCCTGCGTCGGTCACGGCGAGCCCCTCACGTCGGGCGGGAGCGAGGCGCTCGGCGCGCTCGCGGAGCGGATTTAA
- a CDS encoding HU family DNA-binding protein, whose protein sequence is MDAEYVASETERDPREGLSEEDAKRALEAFINTTTKALKKGDRISVGGEEDEDEGFGTFSISKRSARTGRNPQTGKEIQIAAKKVVKFKAGAELSKAVN, encoded by the coding sequence ATCGACGCGGAGTACGTCGCGAGTGAAACGGAACGGGATCCGCGTGAGGGGCTATCGGAGGAGGACGCGAAGCGGGCGCTCGAGGCGTTCATCAACACGACGACGAAGGCCCTGAAAAAAGGAGATCGGATCTCGGTGGGTGGCGAAGAGGACGAGGATGAGGGGTTCGGCACGTTCAGCATCTCGAAGCGGTCTGCCCGGACCGGACGGAACCCGCAGACCGGAAAGGAGATCCAGATCGCGGCGAAGAAGGTGGTCAAGTTCAAGGCGGGCGCCGAACTCTCGAAGGCCGTCAACTAA
- the menE gene encoding o-succinylbenzoate--CoA ligase, whose translation MRDWLSHRVAASPDDAALVRAEDGESWTYTDLDRLVSETAGRLAAHGIESGDRLGVITPPYVGTVGLVHAAMRIGATFVPLGQDLTPRELSARIERADLSAVVCAEPTEDDALAAVDGIEGTPLFSVDDPTDATVTGVHEVEPSPVDPPEWDRSDHLCILFTSGTTGTPKPVPLTAGNVYSSAVASAFRLGVDPGDRWLVSLSLHHMGGLAPVYRSALYGTTLVLREGFDAGGTADDIDTYDVTGVSLVPTMLKQMLDRRGTLSDTLRVVLLGGAPAPDELLERCRDYSIPVHPTYGMTESASQIATATPRQTRGRLGTVGRPLFGTEVTIVDEDGAPVADGETGEIVVDGPTVTPGYLERPSGDDDGASAELDRSDFDRHGLHTGDVGRFDEDGYLYVLNRLDDRIITGGENVEPGEVSDVLRGFSAVEDVVVVGLDDEMWGERVAALLAVGDRTGEAVDEAALEAFVRDRLTGFKIPKTITFVDELPRTVSGTVDREAVREVLRERGRDLNSEPEPELERAGFEPADPTDPPDSDDTDGPDRDHVEIDDAEAVANGEERADHEGGGDGTDEGEDSDEANTEADDEDDAGADRAGNDGDTGPAEAVADADPAGDDSEEVDDGTVTENDDETARSDG comes from the coding sequence GTGCGCGACTGGCTCTCACACCGGGTCGCCGCCTCCCCCGACGACGCGGCGCTCGTGCGGGCCGAAGACGGCGAGTCGTGGACGTACACGGACCTCGACCGGCTCGTCTCGGAGACGGCCGGACGGCTCGCCGCTCACGGGATCGAGTCGGGCGACAGGCTCGGCGTGATCACCCCGCCGTACGTGGGGACCGTCGGACTGGTCCACGCGGCGATGCGGATCGGGGCGACGTTCGTCCCGCTCGGGCAGGACCTCACGCCTAGAGAGCTCTCCGCGCGGATCGAGCGAGCGGACCTCTCGGCGGTCGTCTGCGCGGAGCCCACCGAAGACGACGCGCTGGCGGCCGTCGACGGGATCGAGGGCACGCCGCTGTTCTCCGTCGACGACCCGACCGACGCGACCGTCACGGGCGTCCACGAGGTGGAACCGTCGCCGGTCGACCCCCCCGAGTGGGACCGCTCCGATCACCTCTGTATCCTCTTCACGTCGGGAACGACCGGGACTCCCAAGCCGGTCCCGCTCACCGCGGGCAACGTGTACAGCTCCGCCGTCGCCTCCGCGTTCCGCCTCGGAGTCGATCCCGGCGACCGCTGGCTCGTCTCCCTCTCACTCCACCACATGGGCGGGCTCGCCCCGGTGTACCGGTCCGCCCTGTACGGGACGACGCTCGTGCTCCGCGAGGGGTTCGACGCCGGCGGCACCGCGGACGACATCGACACGTACGACGTCACCGGCGTCTCGCTCGTGCCGACGATGCTCAAGCAGATGCTCGACAGGCGCGGCACCCTCTCGGACACGCTCCGCGTGGTCCTGCTCGGGGGCGCGCCGGCGCCGGACGAGCTGTTAGAGCGCTGCCGCGACTACTCGATCCCGGTGCATCCGACGTACGGGATGACCGAGTCCGCCTCGCAGATCGCGACCGCGACGCCGCGGCAGACGCGGGGCCGGCTCGGCACCGTCGGCCGTCCACTGTTCGGCACTGAGGTCACGATCGTCGACGAGGACGGAGCGCCGGTCGCCGACGGCGAGACGGGCGAGATCGTCGTCGACGGGCCGACGGTGACGCCGGGATATCTGGAGCGCCCGTCGGGTGACGACGACGGGGCGTCAGCCGAACTGGACCGCTCTGACTTCGACCGGCACGGACTCCACACCGGAGACGTGGGTCGGTTCGACGAGGACGGCTACCTCTACGTGCTCAACCGGCTCGACGACCGGATCATCACCGGCGGCGAGAACGTCGAGCCCGGCGAGGTGAGCGACGTGCTCCGGGGGTTCTCCGCGGTCGAGGACGTCGTCGTCGTCGGCCTCGACGACGAGATGTGGGGCGAGCGGGTCGCGGCGCTGCTCGCGGTCGGGGACCGGACCGGAGAGGCGGTCGACGAGGCGGCCCTCGAGGCGTTCGTCAGGGACCGGCTCACCGGCTTCAAGATCCCAAAGACGATCACCTTCGTCGACGAACTCCCCCGGACCGTCTCGGGCACCGTCGACCGGGAGGCCGTGCGGGAGGTGCTACGGGAGCGCGGCCGTGACCTGAACAGCGAACCGGAGCCGGAACTGGAAAGGGCCGGCTTCGAGCCCGCGGACCCGACCGATCCCCCGGACAGCGACGACACCGACGGTCCCGACCGCGACCACGTCGAGATCGACGACGCCGAGGCGGTCGCGAACGGGGAGGAACGGGCGGACCACGAGGGGGGCGGCGACGGCACGGACGAGGGGGAAGACAGCGACGAGGCGAACACGGAAGCAGACGACGAGGACGACGCCGGCGCGGACCGTGCGGGGAACGACGGCGACACAGGTCCTGCGGAGGCCGTCGCTGACGCAGACCCTGCGGGGGACGACTCAGAGGAGGTCGACGACGGAACCGTCACGGAAAACGACGACGAGACGGCGCGAAGCGACGGATAA
- a CDS encoding rhomboid family intramembrane serine protease, giving the protein MVAEALTSDAAHLAVGGALVAASLAVVYKTDRPSGAWTRALRSRLLLGVPWGTLVAVAGVIGVYLFVQSGLENPGRPVVIPFRSWSYLYPEGLFWSSFAHANRGHITGNLLSTLVAGGIAEYAFGHFPGGREVDGETGTLRSALPSRASIGRIRSEGLSAVGFDRGLPTAASLSAVASGSGARSLAENPYVRALAIVPGAMALFGVLASLFVLGPVIGFSGVVFALWGFALVCYPIGTIAALTGATLVNVAYETLRNPVVTGEASGSYGPPGWANVAIQGHALGLIAGAIVAVWLVRRRRRETEADPYADRDTGPGAVSRAIVSDGGRGTTALVAFGAVLLFGASRRLWAVYWYLGNERYELYRAIGLGLLAALAAVVALAVAGRDEPLRPDLAVPEPETIRGAVRSLTPAAVGLLLLASALAVVAGPGVVPNLVAVDDGDLPGDPIEVEGYQVTYAENVENQLVSVVDVEAFGRSTSVNTSGVLVKNADREIWTTAVSRGNLAFWGYRAVDVGGAGWRETVWVQRVGWVAANGGPTYRIDALRNETRSTLFTSEPARAEPRIDGRNVTVAAVEGGFELRVAHGGETERAALPVENETVTLRGVAFVREEDAVFAERGETRVRIATRERYEGRQ; this is encoded by the coding sequence ATGGTCGCGGAGGCGCTGACGTCCGACGCCGCGCACCTCGCGGTCGGCGGCGCGCTCGTCGCCGCATCGCTGGCGGTCGTTTATAAAACGGACCGGCCGAGCGGCGCCTGGACCCGGGCGCTCCGCTCGCGCCTCCTCCTCGGCGTGCCGTGGGGGACGCTCGTCGCCGTCGCCGGCGTCATCGGGGTGTACCTGTTCGTCCAGAGCGGGCTGGAGAACCCCGGCCGGCCCGTCGTGATTCCGTTTCGCTCGTGGTCGTACCTCTACCCGGAGGGGCTCTTCTGGTCGAGCTTCGCGCACGCGAATCGGGGTCACATCACGGGGAACCTCCTCTCGACGCTCGTCGCCGGCGGGATCGCCGAGTACGCGTTCGGCCACTTCCCGGGCGGCCGAGAGGTCGACGGCGAGACGGGGACGCTCCGCTCCGCGCTGCCGTCGCGCGCGTCGATTGGGCGGATCCGGTCCGAGGGGCTCTCCGCCGTCGGGTTCGACCGGGGCCTCCCGACGGCCGCGTCGCTCTCGGCGGTCGCCTCGGGATCGGGCGCTCGCTCGCTCGCCGAAAATCCGTACGTCCGCGCCCTCGCGATCGTGCCGGGAGCGATGGCGCTGTTCGGCGTCCTCGCCTCGCTGTTCGTCTTGGGCCCGGTGATCGGCTTCTCGGGGGTCGTCTTCGCGCTGTGGGGGTTCGCGCTCGTCTGCTATCCGATCGGCACGATCGCCGCGCTCACGGGCGCGACGCTGGTGAACGTCGCGTACGAGACCCTCCGCAACCCGGTCGTCACCGGCGAAGCGAGCGGTTCCTACGGGCCGCCGGGGTGGGCGAACGTCGCGATCCAGGGCCACGCGCTCGGGCTCATCGCCGGGGCCATCGTCGCGGTGTGGCTCGTCCGACGGCGGAGACGCGAGACCGAAGCCGACCCCTACGCCGATCGCGACACCGGTCCAGGCGCCGTGTCGCGGGCGATCGTCTCGGACGGCGGCCGGGGAACGACCGCGCTCGTCGCGTTCGGCGCGGTCCTCCTGTTTGGCGCGTCCCGTCGGCTCTGGGCGGTGTACTGGTACCTCGGGAACGAGCGGTACGAGCTGTACCGGGCGATCGGGCTCGGGTTGCTCGCGGCCCTCGCCGCGGTCGTCGCCCTCGCGGTCGCGGGGCGGGACGAGCCGCTCCGCCCCGATCTGGCCGTGCCCGAGCCCGAGACGATTCGAGGGGCCGTCCGGTCTCTCACCCCGGCCGCGGTCGGCCTCCTGCTGCTCGCGTCGGCGCTGGCGGTCGTCGCCGGCCCCGGCGTGGTCCCGAACCTCGTCGCCGTCGACGACGGCGACCTGCCGGGCGACCCGATCGAGGTCGAGGGGTATCAGGTGACGTACGCGGAGAACGTCGAGAACCAGCTGGTGAGCGTCGTCGACGTCGAGGCGTTCGGCCGGTCGACGAGCGTCAACACCTCGGGGGTGCTCGTGAAGAACGCGGACCGGGAGATCTGGACCACCGCGGTCTCGCGCGGGAACCTCGCCTTCTGGGGCTACCGCGCCGTCGACGTGGGCGGGGCCGGGTGGCGCGAGACGGTCTGGGTCCAACGAGTCGGCTGGGTGGCCGCGAACGGCGGCCCGACGTACCGGATCGACGCCCTCCGGAACGAGACCAGATCCACGCTGTTCACGAGCGAGCCGGCGCGGGCGGAGCCGCGGATCGACGGGCGCAACGTCACGGTCGCGGCGGTCGAGGGCGGTTTCGAGCTGCGCGTCGCGCACGGCGGCGAGACCGAGCGGGCGGCGCTGCCGGTCGAAAACGAGACGGTGACGCTCCGGGGGGTCGCGTTCGTTCGCGAGGAGGACGCCGTGTTCGCGGAGCGGGGGGAGACGCGGGTGCGGATCGCGACCCGGGAGCGGTACGAGGGGCGGCAATAA
- a CDS encoding cell surface protein — protein sequence MPRVEITVPEHLEMQIAQMVEQGEFLNREEAVEELLSTGIKAFKTSGPRDDDEDSGGFEDEGMMGHEDEYVF from the coding sequence ATGCCACGAGTAGAGATAACCGTGCCGGAGCATCTGGAGATGCAGATCGCTCAGATGGTCGAGCAGGGGGAGTTCCTCAACCGCGAGGAGGCGGTCGAGGAGCTCCTGTCGACGGGGATAAAGGCGTTCAAGACGAGCGGTCCGCGAGACGACGACGAGGACTCCGGCGGATTCGAGGACGAGGGCATGATGGGCCACGAAGACGAGTACGTGTTCTGA
- a CDS encoding UPF0058 family protein, with the protein MHKDELLELHEQMVTIMEHFRAHETVDASLFDPYDELEVDPSHVHKSKSEHKHAVFVLGNALANAMSEDEFSPAGRVGKRMEELADDAESKI; encoded by the coding sequence ATGCACAAAGACGAGCTCCTCGAACTCCACGAACAGATGGTGACGATCATGGAGCACTTCCGCGCGCACGAGACCGTCGACGCCTCGCTGTTCGACCCGTACGACGAGCTGGAAGTCGACCCCTCGCACGTCCACAAGTCGAAGAGCGAGCACAAACACGCCGTATTCGTGCTCGGCAACGCGCTCGCGAACGCGATGAGCGAGGACGAGTTCTCCCCCGCCGGCCGGGTCGGCAAGCGGATGGAGGAGCTCGCGGACGACGCCGAGAGCAAGATCTAA
- a CDS encoding universal stress protein, which translates to MYSQILVPTDGSPASDAAIENAIDLAEQYDATLHALYVVDGAAYSTLEAGSQVVVDALESEGEEATRRVAEAAERADVDCETVVATGTAYSTIRDYVDEHAIDMVVMGTHGRKGLDRYLLGSVTERVVRTSDVPVLTVRHPTDE; encoded by the coding sequence ATGTACTCGCAGATCCTCGTACCGACGGACGGTAGTCCCGCGTCTGACGCCGCGATCGAAAACGCGATCGACCTCGCCGAGCAGTACGACGCCACGCTCCACGCGCTGTACGTCGTCGACGGCGCGGCCTACTCGACGCTCGAGGCGGGGTCCCAGGTCGTCGTCGACGCTCTCGAGTCCGAGGGGGAAGAGGCCACCCGGCGGGTCGCGGAGGCCGCCGAGCGCGCGGACGTGGACTGCGAGACGGTCGTCGCGACGGGGACCGCGTACAGCACGATCCGCGACTACGTCGACGAACACGCGATCGACATGGTCGTGATGGGAACGCACGGTCGGAAGGGGCTCGACCGGTACCTCCTCGGCAGCGTCACCGAGCGGGTCGTCCGGACCTCGGACGTGCCGGTCCTCACCGTCCGCCATCCGACCGATGAGTGA
- a CDS encoding METTL5 family protein: MASKRSLATKLGVVSGFEEPRLALEQYPTPPDLAAHVVHLADLHGDVDGRTVLDLGTGTGMLALAAALRGPARVFGVEIDRAALTTATANQRRVAASAPVHWIQADATRLPLAVPDPVTVVMNPPFGAQDGNRNADRGFLATASRVAAVSYSVHNAGSEAFVEAFAADNGGEVTHAFAADFAIDAQFDHHADESRDVDAEVYRIEWA; this comes from the coding sequence ATGGCGTCGAAGCGCTCGCTCGCGACGAAGCTCGGCGTCGTCTCGGGGTTCGAGGAGCCGCGCCTCGCGCTCGAACAGTACCCGACGCCGCCGGACTTGGCCGCGCACGTCGTCCACCTCGCGGACCTCCACGGCGACGTCGACGGCCGCACCGTCCTCGACCTCGGCACCGGGACCGGGATGCTCGCGCTCGCCGCCGCCCTCCGCGGCCCCGCCCGCGTGTTCGGCGTGGAGATCGACCGCGCCGCGTTGACCACCGCGACCGCGAACCAGCGTCGAGTGGCCGCGAGCGCCCCCGTCCACTGGATCCAGGCCGACGCGACGCGGCTCCCGCTGGCCGTGCCTGATCCGGTGACGGTCGTGATGAATCCCCCGTTCGGCGCGCAGGACGGGAACCGGAACGCCGACCGCGGGTTCCTGGCGACGGCGAGCCGCGTCGCGGCCGTCTCCTACTCGGTCCACAACGCGGGCAGCGAGGCGTTCGTGGAGGCGTTCGCGGCCGACAACGGCGGCGAGGTAACCCACGCCTTCGCGGCCGACTTCGCGATCGACGCGCAGTTCGACCACCACGCCGACGAGTCGCGCGACGTCGACGCCGAGGTGTACCGGATCGAGTGGGCTTAG
- a CDS encoding acyl-CoA dehydrogenase family protein: protein MDLLDDSVVPKRARDVKAEAREFADEHIAPNAAEYYDSGDYPWEILEAGMDAGLVAQDIGEEYGGKGFDLAQVLAIAEEFYRADAGIALTLQLASFGAEMVEQYGTDEQKEEYLRPVAENDQISGLAVSEPETGSDLAGMTTKAETVEGGYELTGEKYWVGNAVEADWLTVYAKTGESDDRYSNYTLFIVETDSEGYEAEHIPEKMGMRASKQGHIVFEDCFVPEENVVGSEGGGFYVLADFFNHGRVIVGGHGLGLAAAAIEEAEEFVHGRNAFGRTVNEFQAVQHTLSDMRIGFESARALNWRACEKVANNEDAGYWAALAKTKSTEVATDCAEKGMKLHGGRSILTDRRIARVYRDVRIPVIYEGANDIQRNLIYRQSR, encoded by the coding sequence ATGGACCTACTCGACGACAGCGTCGTGCCGAAACGCGCGCGCGACGTGAAGGCCGAGGCCCGCGAGTTCGCCGACGAGCACATCGCGCCGAACGCGGCGGAGTACTACGACTCGGGCGACTACCCCTGGGAGATTCTGGAAGCGGGGATGGACGCGGGGCTCGTCGCGCAGGACATCGGCGAGGAGTACGGGGGGAAGGGGTTCGACCTCGCGCAGGTGCTTGCGATCGCGGAGGAGTTCTACCGCGCCGACGCCGGCATCGCGCTCACCCTCCAGCTCGCGAGCTTCGGCGCCGAGATGGTCGAGCAGTACGGCACCGACGAGCAGAAGGAGGAGTACCTCCGTCCAGTCGCGGAGAACGACCAGATATCGGGGCTCGCCGTCTCTGAGCCCGAGACCGGCTCCGACCTCGCGGGGATGACCACGAAGGCCGAGACGGTCGAGGGCGGGTACGAACTCACCGGGGAGAAGTACTGGGTCGGCAACGCGGTCGAGGCCGACTGGCTCACCGTCTACGCCAAGACCGGCGAGAGCGACGACCGCTACTCGAACTACACCCTGTTCATCGTCGAGACTGACTCGGAGGGATACGAGGCGGAACACATCCCGGAGAAGATGGGGATGCGCGCCTCCAAGCAGGGCCACATCGTCTTCGAGGACTGCTTCGTTCCCGAGGAGAACGTCGTCGGCAGCGAGGGCGGCGGCTTCTACGTGCTCGCGGACTTCTTCAACCACGGCCGGGTGATCGTCGGCGGCCACGGGCTCGGGCTCGCGGCCGCCGCCATCGAGGAGGCCGAGGAGTTCGTCCACGGCCGCAACGCCTTCGGCCGCACCGTCAACGAGTTCCAGGCGGTCCAGCACACCCTCTCCGACATGCGGATCGGCTTCGAGTCGGCGCGCGCGCTCAACTGGCGGGCCTGCGAGAAGGTCGCGAACAACGAGGACGCGGGCTACTGGGCCGCGCTGGCGAAGACCAAGTCCACCGAGGTCGCCACCGACTGCGCCGAGAAGGGCATGAAGCTCCACGGCGGCCGGTCGATCCTCACCGACCGGCGGATCGCCCGCGTCTACCGCGACGTGCGCATCCCGGTGATCTACGAGGGCGCGAACGACATCCAGCGGAACCTGATCTACCGGCAGTCGCGATAG
- a CDS encoding transcription initiation factor IIB has product MERPSRQRQQERDTERESDETETVSCPECESEDIVTDADQELVCEDCGLVLDERNIDRGPEWRAFNHSERQSKSRVGAPITETMHDKGLTTTIDWKDKDAYGRSLSSEKRSQMHRLRKWQERIRTKDAGERNLQFALSEIDRMASALGVPRSVREVASVIYRRALNEDLIRGRSIEGVSTAALYAACRQEGIPRSLDEVADVSRVPQKEIGRTYRYISQELGLELKPVDPKQFVPRFASSLELSEEVQSKATEIIDVSAEQGLLSGKSPTGFAAAAIYAASLLCNEKKTQREVADVAQVTEVTIRNRYQEQIEAMGFR; this is encoded by the coding sequence ATGGAACGTCCGAGCCGCCAGCGGCAACAGGAGCGGGACACCGAGCGAGAGTCGGACGAAACGGAGACGGTCTCCTGTCCGGAGTGCGAGTCGGAGGACATCGTCACCGACGCGGACCAAGAGCTCGTGTGCGAGGACTGCGGGCTGGTGTTGGACGAGCGGAACATCGACCGGGGGCCGGAGTGGCGCGCGTTCAACCACTCCGAGCGGCAGTCGAAGTCGCGCGTCGGCGCTCCGATCACGGAGACGATGCACGACAAGGGGCTGACGACGACGATCGACTGGAAGGACAAGGACGCGTACGGGCGGTCGCTCTCCTCCGAGAAGCGGTCGCAGATGCACCGGCTGCGGAAGTGGCAAGAGCGGATTCGGACGAAGGACGCGGGCGAGCGCAACCTCCAGTTCGCGCTCTCGGAGATCGACCGCATGGCGAGCGCGCTCGGCGTCCCCCGGTCGGTACGCGAGGTCGCCTCGGTCATCTACCGACGGGCCTTGAACGAGGACCTCATCCGCGGCCGCTCGATCGAGGGCGTCTCCACCGCCGCGCTCTACGCCGCCTGCCGGCAGGAGGGGATCCCCCGCTCCCTCGACGAGGTCGCCGACGTCTCGCGGGTCCCGCAAAAGGAGATCGGCCGGACGTACCGCTACATCTCCCAGGAGCTCGGCTTAGAGCTCAAGCCCGTCGACCCCAAACAGTTCGTCCCGCGCTTCGCCTCCTCGCTGGAGCTGAGCGAGGAGGTCCAGTCGAAGGCGACCGAGATCATCGACGTCTCCGCCGAGCAGGGGCTCCTCTCCGGGAAGTCTCCGACCGGCTTCGCCGCCGCCGCGATCTACGCGGCCTCCCTGCTCTGTAACGAGAAGAAGACCCAGCGCGAGGTCGCCGACGTCGCGCAGGTCACCGAGGTCACCATCCGCAACCGGTACCAAGAGCAGATCGAAGCGATGGGGTTCCGCTAG
- a CDS encoding DNA mismatch repair protein, with the protein MRLEDYWGIGPKTSEQLVSALGTSRAIEAIEAADVRALVDAGLHRGRATRILRRANGEAGMDVLATGDTRSVYDDLLSLAAGHALTAHAADRIRVLTPLADRDAVETRLDSVVAARDAWEGLTEADRDRVTEAFDAYDDAEGSDLAAVETALALREAGLDDGPFEAIGELEADALQDAADALADVRGQIDPSGAGSDGEIEVARGADDELDRLRDQLDAAEELANSAFDVLDAVRDGSLRDFEALEAATIDHVASETGVDPATVRSVAPDDALDAADFVSATLRDLVAELEEAVAEREETVAADIRERIGGVRATGEDDGDAADGERGRDETDDEPGSHVARAVSAVSDAAFLLSLARFAAAYDLVRPTLVDDGIAVRNARNPFIAGDVQPVSYAVGTHSLDDDAGVASVDAPPTGDRVSVLTGANSGGKTTLLETVCAVALLASMGIPVPAESAEVGAFDRIVFHRRHASFNAGVLESTLKSVVPPLVEDGRTLMLVDEFEAITEPGRAADLLNGLVTLTVDRGALGVYVTHLAEDLSPLPDAARIDGIFAEGLTNDLELRVDYQPRFGTVGKSTPEFIVSRLVANASDRGVRAGFEHLAGAVGEEAVQRTLSDAEWTSGDD; encoded by the coding sequence ATGCGACTCGAGGATTACTGGGGGATCGGCCCGAAGACGAGCGAGCAGCTCGTCTCGGCGCTGGGGACCTCGCGGGCGATCGAGGCGATCGAGGCGGCCGACGTCCGGGCGCTCGTCGACGCCGGGCTCCACCGCGGCCGGGCGACTCGTATCCTCCGCCGGGCCAACGGGGAGGCCGGCATGGACGTCCTCGCAACGGGGGACACCCGCTCGGTGTACGACGACCTGCTCTCGCTGGCCGCCGGCCACGCCCTGACGGCCCACGCCGCCGACCGGATTCGGGTGTTGACGCCGCTGGCCGACCGGGACGCGGTCGAGACGCGACTCGATAGCGTGGTCGCGGCGCGTGACGCGTGGGAGGGGCTCACCGAGGCCGACCGCGACCGGGTGACCGAGGCGTTCGACGCCTACGACGACGCGGAGGGGTCGGACCTGGCGGCCGTCGAGACCGCTCTGGCGCTCCGCGAGGCGGGGCTCGACGACGGCCCCTTCGAGGCGATCGGGGAGCTTGAGGCGGACGCCCTGCAGGACGCAGCCGACGCGCTCGCGGACGTGCGCGGTCAGATCGACCCGTCGGGCGCCGGGAGCGACGGCGAGATCGAGGTCGCCCGCGGCGCCGACGACGAGCTGGACCGCCTGCGGGATCAGCTCGACGCGGCCGAGGAGCTGGCGAACTCCGCGTTCGACGTGCTCGACGCGGTAAGGGACGGCTCGCTGCGCGACTTCGAGGCCCTGGAAGCCGCGACGATCGACCACGTCGCGAGCGAGACCGGCGTCGACCCGGCGACGGTACGCTCTGTCGCGCCCGACGACGCGCTCGACGCCGCCGACTTCGTCTCCGCCACTCTCCGCGACCTCGTCGCGGAGCTGGAGGAGGCGGTCGCGGAGCGCGAGGAGACGGTCGCCGCCGACATCCGCGAGCGGATCGGCGGGGTGCGAGCGACCGGCGAAGACGACGGGGACGCCGCGGACGGCGAGCGGGGGAGAGACGAGACGGACGACGAGCCGGGGAGCCACGTCGCCCGCGCGGTTTCCGCCGTCTCGGACGCCGCGTTCCTGCTCTCGCTCGCGCGGTTCGCGGCCGCCTACGACCTCGTCCGGCCGACCCTCGTCGACGACGGGATCGCGGTGCGGAACGCGCGGAATCCCTTTATCGCCGGCGACGTCCAGCCGGTGTCGTACGCGGTCGGGACCCACTCGCTCGACGACGACGCCGGCGTCGCGAGCGTCGACGCGCCGCCGACGGGCGACCGGGTAAGCGTCCTCACGGGCGCGAACTCGGGCGGGAAGACGACGCTCCTGGAGACGGTCTGTGCGGTCGCGCTGCTCGCGTCGATGGGGATCCCGGTGCCGGCCGAGTCGGCGGAGGTGGGTGCGTTCGACCGGATCGTCTTCCACCGCCGCCACGCCTCCTTTAACGCCGGCGTGCTGGAGTCGACGCTGAAGTCCGTGGTCCCGCCGCTGGTCGAGGACGGGCGGACGCTCATGCTCGTCGACGAGTTCGAGGCGATCACGGAGCCGGGGCGGGCAGCCGACCTCTTAAACGGGCTCGTGACGCTGACGGTCGACCGCGGCGCGCTCGGCGTGTACGTCACGCACCTCGCGGAGGACCTGAGCCCGCTCCCCGACGCCGCCCGGATCGACGGGATCTTCGCGGAGGGGCTCACGAACGACCTGGAGCTGCGCGTCGACTACCAGCCGCGCTTCGGCACGGTCGGCAAGTCGACGCCGGAGTTCATCGTCTCGCGGCTCGTCGCGAACGCGAGCGACCGCGGCGTCCGGGCCGGCTTCGAACACCTCGCCGGCGCCGTCGGCGAGGAGGCCGTCCAGCGCACCCTCTCGGACGCCGAGTGGACGAGTGGCGATGACTGA